Proteins from a genomic interval of Rhipicephalus microplus isolate Deutch F79 chromosome 6, USDA_Rmic, whole genome shotgun sequence:
- the LOC142765675 gene encoding uncharacterized protein LOC142765675: MGCGAAKAAQNAEPTAPAEKERGPPPERQPRAVAFDVPLGDTPPAAPPERFQKRAVECPTVTAEALRQKLAKAEQRRQEVLEERIRNSKMFSEKAMPMVTSDES, from the exons ATGGGCTGCGGGGCGGCCAAGGCGGCGCAGAATGCCGAGCCTACCGCACCGGCCGAGAAAGAGCGCGGACCACCACCGGAACGTCAGCCCCGAGCGGTCGCCTTCGACGTTCCCCTGGGCGACACACCGCCGGCAGCGCCACCAGAGCGCTTTCAG AAGAGAGCTGTCGAGTGCCCCACGGTGACTGCCGAAGCGTTACGCCAGAAGCTGGCCAAAGCAGAGCAAAGGCGCCAGGAG GTGCTAGAAGAGCGGATCCGAAACTCGAAGATGTTCTCCGAGAAGGCAATGCCAATGGTGACATCAGATGAATCCTAG
- the hpo gene encoding serine/threonine-protein kinase hippo, with protein sequence MSSKSELKKLSEESLTRQPEEVFDIICKLGEGSYGSVYKALHKESGQVLAIKQVPVDTDLQEIIKEISIMQQCDSPYVVKYYGSYFKGSDLWIVMEYCGGGSVSDIMRLRKKTLTEDEIATILSDTLRGLEYLHQRRKIHRDIKAGNILLNTEGHAKLADFGVAGQLTDTMAKRNTVIGTPFWMAPEVIQEIGYDCVADIWSLGITALEMAEGKPPYGDIHPMRAIFMIPTKPPPSFRDPDRWSPEFIDFVSRCLVKNPEERATASDLLQHIFISNAKPVAILQQMIVEARDIQEDEAFRKDRRGSTGDAFLDDDEVDAGTMVKLDADPGTLVPDRGAGGDAPTSSDLESDLGTLIINSDGEEDDSTMKRHDTSTGERKESYRPYFLDHFDKKEREQQGGSGGNSKQSPRHDGTPHPNYFPQDLSKALAATAPQGLTRPATASHASTAYAHQDVPVSQEHFAQQLQRQLNQMNSPLPVSVASQAEFLLQQQQQQQQQQQKLFQAQQQHQQQLQQLQQLQRMQQQLQQGQLQLRNQIQQPQQQQLSAAQSPSHMDLVQVPRFQQRGFMEGDFDYLKYLSYEELGHRMSSLDSEMEREIEDLRRRYHAKRQPILDAMDAKKKRQQNF encoded by the exons ATGTCGTCTAAAAG CGAACTAAAGAAACTAAGCGAAGAAAGCCTTACCCGGCAACCAGAGGAGGTCTTTGACATCATCTGTAAGCTTGGCGAGGGCAGCTATGGCAGCGTCTACAAGGCGTTGCACAAGGAGTCGGGACAG GTGCTTGCCATCAAGCAAGTGCCCGTGGACACAGATCTACAAGAAATCATCAAAGAAATCTCCATTATGCAACAGTGTGACAGTCCCTATGTGGTCAAGTATTACGGCTCGTACTTTAAAGGGTCTGACTTATGG ATTGTTATGGAATACTGTGGTGGGGGATCGGTATCGGACATCATGAGGTTACGAAAGAAGACG CTCACCGAGGATGAAATAGCGACCATCCTGTCTGACACACTGCGTGGTTTAGAGTACTTGCACCAGCGGAGGAAGATTCACCGAGACATCAAGGCAGGCAATATTTTGCTCAACACGGAAGGACATGCCAAGCTGGCGGACTTTGGCGTTGCTGGCCAGCTCACC GACACCATGGCCAAGCGCAACACTGTGATTGGCACGCCATTCTGGATGGCACCAGAAGTTATCCAGGAGATTGGCTACGACTGCGTGGCTGACATCTGGAGCCTGGGAATCACGGCTTTAGAGATGGCTGAGGGAAAGCCTCCCTATGGAGACATTCACCCCATGAGG GCTATCTTCATGATTCCCACCAAGCCTCCCCCATCGTTTCGGGATCCAGACCGGTGGTCACCGGAATTCATCGATTTCGTCTCTCGGTGCTTGGTCAAAAACCCGGAGGAAAGGGCTACAGCATCGGATCTCCTTCAG CACATCTTCATCAGCAACGCGAAACCCGTGGCAATCCTGCAGCAGATGATTGTTGAGGCCAGAGACATTCAAGAGGACGAGGCATTCCGCAAGGACAGGAGAGGCAGCACCGGTGATGCG TTTCTTGATGACGACGAGGTAGATGCTGGCACTATGGTAAAGCTCGACGCTGATCCGGGAACATTGGTTCCCGACAGAGGAGCTGGCGGGGACGCCCCAACGAGCAGCGACCTAGAATCGGACCTCGGCACGCTGATCATCAACAGCGACGGCGAGGAAGACGACTCTACAATGAAAC GGCACGACACATCAACTGGCGAGCGTAAGGAGAGCTACAGGCCGTACTTTCTGGACCACTTTGACAAGAAGGAGCGGGAACAGCAGGGAGGCAGTGGAGGCAACTCCAAGCAATCACCCCGACACGACGGCACTCCGCATCCAAACTATTTCCCTCAGGATCTCTCCAAAGCACTGGCAGCCACTGCACCACAG GGCCTGACTCGGCCAGCAACAGCGAGTCACGCGAGCACCGCATACGCACACCAGGATGTGCCCGTCTCTCAAGAACACTTTGCACAGCAGCTTCAGCGGCAGCTGAACCAGATGAACTCGCCGTTGCCCGTCAGCGTGGCATCTCAAGCAGAGTTCCTgctgcagcagcaacaacagcagcagcaacaacaacagaagCTCTTTCAGGCACAACAGCAAcaccagcagcagctgcagcaactTCAGCAGCTACAGCGCATGCAGCAGCAGCTGCAACAAGGACAGTTACAGCTGCGCAACCAGATTCAGCAACCTCAGCAGCAGCAATTGTCGGCAGCCCAGTCGCCCTCGCACATGGATCTGGTGCAGGTGCCCAGGTTTCAGCAGCGCGGATTCATGGAAGGCGACTTCGACTAT CTCAAGTATCTCAGCTACGAGGAACTCGGCCATCGCATGTCTAGCCTCGACTCCGAGATGGAACGGGAAATCGAAGACCTTCGCCGCCGCTACCACGCCAAGCGGCAGCCCATCTTAGACGCCATGGACGCGAAAAAGAAGCGACAGCAAAACTTTTAA